A region from the Canis aureus isolate CA01 chromosome 10, VMU_Caureus_v.1.0, whole genome shotgun sequence genome encodes:
- the HINT1 gene encoding adenosine 5'-monophosphoramidase HINT1 produces the protein MADEIAKAQAARPGGDTIFGKIIRKEIPAKIIFEDDQCLAFHDISPQAPTHFLVIPKKHISQISVAEDDDESLLGHLMIVGKKCAADLGLKKGYRMVVNEGSDGGQSVYHVHLHVLGGRQMNWPPG, from the exons ATGGCCGATGAGATCGCCAAGGCTCAGGCCGCCCGGCCTGGAGGCGACACGATCTTCGGGAAGATCATCCGCAAGGAAATCCCAGCCAAAATCATTTTTGAGGATGACCAG TGTCTTGCTTTCCATGACATTTCCCCTCAAGCACCAACTCATTTTCTGGTGATACCCAAGAAGCATATATCCCAGATCTCTGTAGCAGAAGATGATGATGAAAGT cttcttgGACATTTAATGATTGTTGGCAAGAAATGTGCTGCTGATCTGGGCCTGAAGAAAGGTTATCGAATGGTGGTGAATGAAGGTTCAGATGGGGGACAGTCTGTCTATCATGTTCATCTCCATGTTCTTGGAGGCCGGCAGATGAATTGGCCTCCTGGTTAA